A region from the Streptomyces sp. 3214.6 genome encodes:
- the hrcA gene encoding heat-inducible transcriptional repressor HrcA — translation MLSERRLQVLRAIVQDYVGTEEPVGSKALTERHSLGVSPATIRNDMAALEDEGYIAQPHTSAGRIPTDKGYRLFVDKLAGVKPMTGPERRAIQNFLDGAVDLDDVVARTVRLLAQLTRQVAVVQYPSLTRSTVRHVELLSLAPARLMLVLITDTGRVEQRLVDCPAPFGETSLADLRARLNSKVAGRRFSDVPRLVEDLPDAFEAEDRGTVTTVLSTLLETLVEENEERLMIGGTANLTRFGHDFPLTIRPVLEALEEQVVLLKLLGEAGDSGMTVRIGHENAYEGLNSTSVVSVGYGSGGEAVAKLGVVGPTRMDYPGTMGAVRAVARYVGQILAES, via the coding sequence ATGCTGAGTGAACGCAGGCTCCAGGTGCTGCGCGCCATCGTCCAGGACTATGTCGGCACCGAGGAGCCCGTGGGGTCGAAGGCGCTCACCGAGCGGCACAGCCTCGGCGTGTCCCCGGCGACGATCCGCAACGACATGGCCGCCCTGGAGGACGAGGGGTACATCGCCCAGCCGCACACCAGTGCGGGGCGCATCCCCACGGACAAGGGCTACCGGCTGTTCGTCGACAAGCTGGCCGGTGTCAAGCCGATGACCGGTCCGGAGCGGCGGGCCATCCAGAACTTCCTCGACGGCGCCGTCGATCTCGACGACGTCGTGGCGCGGACCGTGCGGCTGCTGGCGCAGCTCACCCGGCAGGTCGCCGTCGTGCAGTACCCGTCCCTGACCCGTTCGACCGTGCGGCACGTGGAGCTTCTCTCGCTCGCGCCCGCGCGTCTGATGCTCGTGCTGATCACGGACACCGGGCGGGTCGAGCAGCGGCTGGTGGACTGCCCGGCGCCTTTCGGGGAGACCTCGCTGGCGGATCTACGCGCGCGGCTCAACAGCAAGGTCGCGGGCCGTCGGTTCTCCGACGTGCCGCGTCTGGTGGAGGACCTGCCGGACGCCTTCGAGGCCGAGGACCGCGGTACGGTCACGACGGTGCTCTCCACCCTCCTGGAGACGCTCGTCGAGGAGAACGAGGAGCGGCTGATGATCGGCGGCACCGCCAATCTCACCCGCTTCGGACATGACTTTCCCCTCACCATCCGGCCGGTCCTGGAGGCCTTGGAGGAGCAGGTCGTGCTCCTCAAGCTCCTTGGCGAGGCCGGGGATTCGGGCATGACCGTACGCATCGGTCACGAGAACGCCTACGAGGGACTCAACTCCACTTCGGTGGTGTCGGTCGGCTACGGTTCGGGCGGCGAGGCAGTCGCCAAACTCGGCGTGGTCGGACCGACCCGCATGGATTACCCGGGAACGATGGGAGCGGTACGAGCGGTGGCACGGTACGTCGGACAGATCCTGGCGGAGTCGTAA
- a CDS encoding MBL fold metallo-hydrolase, which produces MTVTWEELGWERVAAGVGRCRLPGWDCTAGLVVGAGAALVIDAGSTLAEGVRLRAQAEELTGQRVTHLALTHPHFDHVFGAAAFAGAEVFGAVGVDTVPGEELRADAVRNGLDESAAAEASDALVRPRHLVSGEWTLDLGGGRQVLLANVGPGHTAHDLAVVVPGEPEVVFCGDLVEESGEPQAGPDAVPSRWPDALDRLLRLGGEDALYVPGHGAVVDAAFVRAQRDALAARFGVSP; this is translated from the coding sequence ATGACGGTGACTTGGGAAGAGCTCGGGTGGGAGCGGGTCGCGGCCGGGGTCGGGCGGTGCCGGCTGCCGGGCTGGGACTGCACGGCGGGGCTGGTCGTGGGGGCGGGCGCGGCGCTGGTGATCGACGCGGGGTCGACTCTCGCGGAGGGGGTGCGGCTGCGGGCGCAGGCCGAGGAGCTGACCGGCCAACGTGTGACCCATCTCGCGCTCACCCACCCCCACTTCGACCATGTCTTCGGCGCGGCGGCGTTCGCGGGCGCGGAGGTCTTCGGGGCGGTGGGCGTGGACACCGTGCCGGGCGAGGAGCTGCGGGCGGACGCGGTACGCAACGGTTTGGACGAGTCGGCGGCCGCGGAGGCCTCGGACGCGCTCGTCCGGCCCCGGCACCTCGTCTCCGGCGAGTGGACGCTCGACCTGGGCGGCGGCCGGCAGGTGCTGCTGGCGAACGTCGGCCCCGGCCACACCGCGCACGACCTGGCGGTCGTCGTCCCCGGCGAACCAGAGGTCGTCTTCTGCGGCGACCTGGTCGAGGAGTCCGGCGAGCCGCAGGCCGGGCCGGACGCCGTCCCCTCCCGCTGGCCCGATGCCCTCGACCGGCTGCTGCGGCTGGGCGGCGAGGACGCGCTGTATGTGCCCGGTCACGGGGCGGTGGTGGATGCGGCGTTCGTGAGGGCGCAGCGGGACGCGCTGGCGGCCCGGTTCGGCGTGTCGCCGTAA
- a CDS encoding nitronate monooxygenase, whose product MSSALTDLFPHPIVQAPMAGGVSVPKLAAAVAEAGGLGFLAAGYKTADGVYQEIKQLRSLTARPFGVNLFMPQPEHAETGAVEVYAHQLAGEAAWYETDLGDPDSGRDDGYDAKLAVLLDNPVPVVSFHFGVPGPEVLQALRRAGTFTLVTATTVEEALAVERAGADAVIVQGVEAGGHQGTHRDIPENDGSGIGLLSLIAQVRESVSLPIVAAGGLMRGSQIAAVLAAGASAAQLGTAFLATAESGAPAVHKQALTNPLFVRTELTRAFSGRPARGLVNRFLREHGPYAPAAYPEVHHLTSPLRKAAAKAGDAQGMALWAGQGHRLARELPAGRLVEVLAAELAAARTALSESGDGGAA is encoded by the coding sequence ATGTCCTCCGCACTGACCGATCTCTTCCCGCACCCGATCGTGCAGGCCCCCATGGCGGGCGGCGTCTCCGTCCCGAAGCTCGCCGCCGCCGTGGCCGAGGCCGGCGGGCTCGGCTTCCTGGCCGCCGGGTACAAGACGGCCGACGGCGTGTACCAGGAGATCAAGCAGCTGCGGAGTCTCACCGCCCGCCCCTTCGGCGTGAACCTCTTCATGCCGCAGCCCGAGCATGCGGAGACCGGCGCCGTCGAGGTCTACGCCCACCAGCTGGCCGGCGAGGCCGCCTGGTACGAGACGGACCTCGGCGACCCCGACAGCGGCCGCGACGACGGCTACGACGCCAAGCTGGCCGTGCTGCTGGACAACCCGGTGCCGGTGGTGTCGTTCCACTTCGGCGTGCCCGGCCCCGAGGTGCTTCAGGCCCTGCGGCGCGCGGGAACCTTCACCCTCGTCACGGCGACGACCGTCGAGGAGGCCCTCGCGGTGGAGCGGGCCGGCGCGGACGCGGTGATCGTGCAGGGCGTGGAGGCCGGCGGCCACCAGGGCACCCACCGGGACATCCCGGAGAACGACGGCTCCGGCATCGGACTGCTCTCCCTGATCGCCCAGGTCCGCGAGTCCGTGAGCCTGCCGATCGTCGCCGCCGGCGGCCTCATGCGGGGCAGCCAGATCGCCGCGGTCCTCGCGGCCGGCGCGAGCGCCGCCCAGCTGGGCACCGCGTTCCTCGCCACCGCCGAGTCCGGCGCGCCCGCCGTGCACAAGCAGGCGCTGACCAACCCCCTCTTCGTGCGCACCGAGCTGACCCGTGCCTTCTCCGGCCGCCCGGCCCGCGGCCTGGTCAACCGCTTCCTGCGCGAGCACGGCCCGTACGCGCCCGCCGCCTACCCGGAGGTCCACCACCTCACCTCGCCGCTGCGCAAGGCGGCCGCCAAGGCGGGCGACGCGCAGGGCATGGCGCTGTGGGCGGGACAGGGCCACCGGCTGGCCCGGGAGCTGCCCGCCGGGCGGCTGGTGGAGGTACTGGCGGCCGAACTCGCCGCGGCGCGGACAGCGTTGTCGGAGTCCGGGGACGGCGGCGCGGCATGA
- a CDS encoding DUF3097 domain-containing protein: MRQYSADLTPPWKKPKPVPEVPAEPGLVVEEPGTGFCGAVIRCEAGTVTLEDRFGKHRVFPLEPRGFLLEGRVVTLVRPPSAGPVRPTRTASGSVAVPGARARVARAGRIYVEGRHDAELVEKVWGDDLRVEGVVVEYLEGVDDLPSIVAEFAPGPDARLGVLVDHLVPGTKEWRIARSVTSGHALVVGHPYIDIWEAVKPATLGIPGWPRVPHGQDWKTGVCRALGWPSDNTGAVWQAILKRVTSYKDLEPELLGRVEELIDFVTATSPSGA, encoded by the coding sequence ATGCGCCAGTACTCCGCCGACCTGACCCCTCCCTGGAAGAAGCCGAAGCCCGTCCCCGAGGTCCCGGCGGAGCCCGGCCTGGTGGTGGAGGAGCCCGGCACCGGGTTCTGCGGCGCGGTGATCCGCTGCGAGGCGGGAACGGTCACCCTGGAGGACCGCTTCGGCAAGCACCGGGTGTTCCCGCTGGAGCCGCGCGGCTTCCTGCTGGAGGGCCGGGTGGTGACCCTCGTGAGACCGCCGTCCGCCGGGCCCGTACGTCCCACCCGTACCGCCTCCGGTTCGGTCGCGGTACCGGGCGCACGCGCGCGGGTCGCCCGCGCCGGGCGCATCTACGTCGAGGGCCGGCACGACGCCGAGCTGGTCGAGAAGGTGTGGGGCGACGACCTGCGCGTCGAGGGCGTGGTCGTGGAGTACCTGGAGGGCGTGGACGACCTGCCGTCGATCGTCGCCGAGTTCGCCCCCGGCCCGGACGCCAGGCTGGGCGTCCTCGTGGACCACCTCGTGCCCGGCACGAAGGAGTGGCGCATCGCCCGGTCGGTCACGAGCGGGCACGCCCTGGTCGTCGGCCACCCGTACATCGACATCTGGGAGGCGGTGAAGCCGGCGACGCTGGGGATCCCGGGGTGGCCGCGCGTCCCGCACGGCCAGGACTGGAAGACCGGCGTGTGCCGGGCCCTGGGCTGGCCGTCGGACAACACCGGGGCGGTGTGGCAGGCCATCCTGAAACGGGTGACCTCGTACAAGGACCTGGAGCCGGAGCTGCTCGGCAGGGTGGAGGAACTGATCGACTTCGTGACTGCCACCAGCCCGTCCGGCGCTTGA
- the dnaJ gene encoding molecular chaperone DnaJ, whose product MATDYYAVLGVRRDASQEEIKKAFRRLARELHPDVNPDPKTQERFKEINAAYEVLSDPQKKQVYDLGGDPLSQSGGGGAGGFGAGGFGNFSDIMDAFFGTASQRGPRSRTRRGQDAMIRLEVDLEEAAFGTTKDIQVDTAIVCATCSGEGAAPGTTAQTCDMCRGRGEVSQVTRSFLGQVMTSRPCPQCQGFGTVVPTPCPECAGDGRVRSRRTLTVKIPAGVDNGTRIQLAGEGEVGPGGGPAGDLYVEIHELPHNMFQRRGDDLHCTVTLPMTAAALGTKVPLETLDGLEEVDIRPGTQSGQSIPLHGRGVTHLRGGGRGDLIVHVEVQTPTKLDPEQERLLRELAKLRGEERPTGQFQPGQQGLFSRLKDAFNGR is encoded by the coding sequence GTGGCCACGGACTACTACGCCGTCCTCGGCGTGCGCCGCGATGCGTCGCAGGAAGAGATCAAGAAGGCCTTCCGGCGGCTCGCACGCGAGCTGCACCCGGACGTCAACCCGGATCCGAAGACCCAGGAGCGGTTCAAGGAGATCAACGCCGCCTACGAGGTGTTGTCGGACCCGCAGAAGAAGCAGGTCTACGACCTCGGCGGCGACCCGCTGTCCCAGTCGGGCGGCGGTGGCGCGGGCGGCTTCGGCGCCGGTGGCTTCGGGAACTTCTCCGACATCATGGACGCGTTCTTCGGCACGGCGTCCCAGCGGGGCCCGAGGTCGCGGACGCGGCGCGGTCAGGACGCGATGATCCGGCTGGAGGTGGACCTGGAAGAGGCTGCCTTCGGCACGACGAAGGACATCCAGGTCGACACGGCGATCGTCTGCGCCACCTGCAGCGGTGAGGGCGCGGCGCCGGGGACCACCGCCCAGACATGTGACATGTGTCGCGGTCGCGGTGAGGTGTCGCAGGTGACGCGGTCCTTCCTGGGCCAGGTCATGACGTCCCGGCCCTGCCCGCAGTGCCAGGGCTTCGGCACCGTGGTCCCCACTCCCTGCCCGGAGTGCGCGGGCGACGGCCGCGTGCGGTCCCGTCGCACGCTGACGGTCAAGATCCCGGCCGGTGTCGACAACGGCACCCGGATCCAGCTCGCGGGCGAGGGCGAGGTCGGCCCCGGCGGCGGTCCCGCCGGCGACCTGTACGTCGAGATCCACGAGCTGCCGCACAACATGTTCCAGCGGCGCGGCGACGACCTGCACTGCACGGTGACACTCCCGATGACGGCGGCGGCCCTCGGCACGAAGGTGCCGCTGGAGACGCTGGACGGCCTGGAGGAGGTCGACATCCGGCCCGGCACCCAGTCCGGGCAGTCGATCCCGCTGCACGGCCGGGGCGTCACGCATCTGCGGGGCGGCGGGCGCGGCGATCTGATCGTCCACGTCGAGGTGCAGACGCCGACGAAGCTGGATCCCGAGCAGGAGCGGCTGCTGCGCGAGCTGGCCAAGCTGCGCGGCGAGGAGCGGCCCACGGGGCAGTTCCAGCCCGGTCAGCAGGGTCTGTTCTCGCGGCTGAAGGACGCGTTCAACGGCCGCTGA
- a CDS encoding 16S rRNA (uracil(1498)-N(3))-methyltransferase: MTAPVFVVDELPGSGQGGRSGQGGRFVLDGPEGRHAVSVKRLRAGEEIVLTDGAGRWAPGEVVAAEGKDRLVVSLGEVTEEPAEEPRITVVQALPKGDRGELAVETMTETGVDAIVPWAASRCITQWKGDRGAKALAKWRATAREAGKQSRRVRFPEVAEAATTRQVAELVARADFAAVLHEDRDYGSGPLATAELPSSGEIVLVVGPEGGVSPQELAVFEEAGAKAYRLGRTVLRTSTAGTAATALLLGRTGRWS; this comes from the coding sequence ATGACCGCGCCCGTCTTCGTCGTCGACGAACTGCCGGGCAGCGGCCAGGGCGGTCGGAGTGGGCAGGGCGGCCGGTTCGTCCTGGACGGTCCCGAAGGCCGGCACGCCGTCTCCGTGAAGCGGCTGCGGGCCGGCGAGGAGATCGTCCTCACCGACGGCGCCGGGCGCTGGGCGCCGGGTGAGGTCGTCGCCGCCGAGGGCAAGGACCGGCTGGTCGTGAGCCTGGGTGAGGTGACCGAGGAGCCCGCCGAGGAGCCCCGGATCACCGTCGTGCAGGCCCTGCCCAAGGGCGACCGCGGTGAGCTGGCTGTCGAGACGATGACCGAGACCGGCGTCGACGCGATCGTGCCGTGGGCGGCCTCGCGCTGCATCACACAGTGGAAGGGCGATCGCGGAGCGAAGGCGCTCGCCAAGTGGCGGGCCACCGCCCGCGAGGCCGGCAAGCAGTCCCGCCGGGTCCGCTTCCCCGAGGTCGCCGAGGCGGCGACGACCAGGCAGGTGGCGGAGCTGGTGGCCCGGGCCGACTTCGCCGCCGTCCTGCACGAGGACCGCGACTACGGCAGCGGGCCGCTCGCGACGGCCGAACTCCCGTCCTCCGGTGAGATCGTGCTGGTCGTCGGTCCCGAAGGCGGTGTCTCGCCACAGGAGTTGGCCGTGTTCGAGGAGGCGGGTGCGAAGGCGTACCGGCTCGGTCGTACCGTGTTGCGTACGTCGACCGCCGGGACGGCCGCGACCGCCCTGCTGCTGGGTCGCACCGGCCGCTGGTCCTGA
- the hemW gene encoding radical SAM family heme chaperone HemW yields MPSALPDGEPVPGDGALPAHALAGAADRPLGFYLHVPYCATRCGYCDFNTYTATELRGTGGVLASRDNYADTLIDEVRLARKVLGDDPREVRTVFVGGGTPTLLAASDLVRMLGAIRDEFGLAADAEVTTEANPESVDPAYLATLREGGFNRISFGMQSAKQHVLKVLDRTHTPGRPEACVAEARAAGFDHVNLDLIYGTPGESDDDWRASLDAALGAGPDHVSAYALIVEEGTQLARRIRRGEVPMTDDDVHADRYLIADEVMSAAGYDWYEVSNWATSEAGRCLHNELYWRGADWWGAGPGAHSHVGGVRWWNVKHPGAYAAALAGGRSPGAGRELLSDEDRRVERILLELRLREGVPLTLLREAGLAAAGRALTDGLLQQGPYDEGRAALTLRGRLLADAVVRDLVD; encoded by the coding sequence ATGCCTTCCGCACTCCCCGATGGCGAACCGGTCCCCGGCGACGGCGCGCTTCCGGCGCACGCGCTCGCCGGCGCCGCCGACCGCCCCCTCGGGTTCTATCTGCACGTCCCCTACTGCGCGACCCGCTGCGGGTACTGCGACTTCAACACCTACACCGCCACCGAGCTGCGCGGCACCGGCGGTGTCCTCGCCTCCCGCGACAACTACGCCGACACCCTGATCGACGAGGTCCGCCTCGCCCGCAAGGTCCTCGGCGACGACCCGCGCGAGGTCCGCACGGTCTTCGTGGGAGGCGGCACACCGACGCTGCTGGCCGCGTCCGACCTCGTACGGATGCTGGGCGCGATCCGCGACGAGTTCGGCCTCGCGGCGGACGCGGAGGTGACGACGGAGGCGAACCCGGAGTCCGTCGACCCCGCCTATCTCGCCACTCTCCGCGAGGGCGGTTTCAACCGGATCTCCTTCGGCATGCAGAGCGCGAAGCAGCATGTGCTGAAGGTCCTCGACCGCACGCACACCCCCGGCCGGCCCGAGGCGTGCGTGGCGGAGGCGCGGGCCGCGGGCTTCGACCATGTCAACCTGGACCTGATCTACGGCACCCCGGGCGAGTCGGACGACGACTGGCGGGCCTCGCTGGACGCGGCGCTGGGCGCGGGCCCCGACCACGTCTCGGCGTACGCGCTGATCGTCGAGGAGGGCACGCAGCTCGCCCGCCGGATCCGCCGCGGCGAGGTCCCGATGACCGACGACGACGTGCACGCCGACCGCTATCTGATCGCGGACGAGGTGATGTCGGCCGCGGGCTACGACTGGTACGAGGTCTCCAACTGGGCCACCTCCGAGGCGGGCCGCTGTCTGCACAACGAGCTGTACTGGCGGGGCGCCGACTGGTGGGGCGCGGGGCCGGGGGCGCACTCGCACGTCGGCGGGGTCCGCTGGTGGAACGTGAAGCATCCGGGCGCGTACGCGGCTGCTCTCGCGGGCGGCCGCTCGCCGGGCGCCGGACGTGAGCTCCTGTCCGACGAGGACCGGCGCGTGGAGCGGATCCTGCTGGAGCTGCGGCTGAGGGAGGGGGTTCCGCTGACACTGCTGCGGGAGGCGGGGCTCGCTGCCGCGGGCCGGGCGCTCACGGACGGACTGCTGCAGCAGGGGCCGTACGACGAGGGGCGGGCCGCGCTGACCCTGCGGGGCCGGTTGCTGGCGGACGCGGTGGTGCGGGACCTGGTGGACTGA